A genomic stretch from Setaria italica strain Yugu1 chromosome VII, Setaria_italica_v2.0, whole genome shotgun sequence includes:
- the LOC101769269 gene encoding tyrosine--tRNA ligase, cytoplasmic encodes MLAAARMAFASCARLLPSSPSTLTSVRARAGAVSFLVPPPAPSAAARSSRNLALCCSSSSPPPADAAVAPPPTQTAAEEAKPAAPGGDEKAEPTVEELAGLLDIRVGRVVKAWRHPEADTLYVEEVDVGEAEPRTICSGLVNFLPIEELQDSSVIVLANLKPRNMRGIKSNGMLMAASDASHENVELLTPPEGSVPGERVWFGSEEEKDRQSEPASPNQIQKKKIWESVQPHLKTTDNCVAVLGEHPMRTSAGSVFCKSLQGARVS; translated from the exons ATGCTGGCCGCGGCGAGAATGGCGTTCGCCTCCTGCGCCCGCCTGCTCCCATCCTCTCCCTCTACGCTCACCTCcgtgagggcccgcgccggcgccgtctcGTTCCTGGttcccccgccggcgccgtcggcggccgcaAGATCCTCCCGGAACCTCGCGCTCTGCTGCTCttcctcgtcgcctccgccggcggACGCCGCCGTAGCGCCGCCTCCCACGCAgaccgcggcggaggaggcgaagccggcggcgccgggcggggACGAGAAGGCGGAGCCTACCGTGGAGGAGCTGGCGGGGCTGCTGGACATCCGTGTGGGGCGGGTGGTGAAGGCGTGGAGACACCCGGAGGCCGACACTCTCTACGTCGAGGAGGTGGACGTAGGCGAGGCGGAGCCGCGCACCATCTGCAGCGGCCTCGTCAACTTCCTCCCCATTGAAGAGCTCCAG GACAGCAGTGTGATTGTTCTTGCTAACCTCAAACCAAGGAACATGCGTGGCATCAAGTCAAATGGCATGCTCATGGCAGCTTCTGATGCTTCGCATGAGAATGTCGAGCTGCTTACCCCTCCGGAAGGATCTGTTCCTGGTGAAAGAGTATGGTTTGgttcagaagaagaaaaggatcgTCAATCAGAACCTGCATCGCCAAATCAG AtacaaaagaagaagatttgGGAATCTGTGCAGCCACATCTTAAAACAACGGATAACTGTGTAGCAGTTCTCGGTGAGCATCCAATGCGTACCTCTGCAGGGTCGGTTTTCTGCAAATCACTTCAGGGTGCTAGagtgtcataa
- the LOC101768851 gene encoding G-type lectin S-receptor-like serine/threonine-protein kinase SD2-5 isoform X1, with protein sequence MVPVVSGCAMAPSNLLLFLLLATATPLITGQPFDYPTANLSTLWTNNNTSLENSVTYNDGSVVRAIVLRSPKTFYGPSFAAGFFCATAPCDSGTFLFAVFILYTNSGGKITMPTNGLPQVVWSANRLHPVKQNATVELSGDGNLILRDADGSLVWSSGTAGRSIAGMAITELGNLVLSDRKNATVWQSFDHPTDALVPGQSLREGMRLTANTSATNWTQNQLYMTVEPNGLYAYVESTPPQPYFSQLVNKNKTGNHPTQITFMNGSLSIFVESMQTNSDSGIRLPPAKSTQYMRFESDGHLRLYEWSESKWAVVDDVIKIFPYNYNCAFPTFCGEYGVCGGAQCSCPFQSNSTSSYFKLIDGWKPNVGCTPLTPISCQEMQHHELLTLTDVSYFDTSHTIVNAGNRDACKQACLKNCSCKAVMFRHYGDNESYGDCQWVTKVFSMQSIQPQIVHYNSSAYLKVQLSPSPPASAANAKKVIIGATIASIIAIVLIVIAVTLYVRRRAKYQEIEEEFDFDQLPGMPMRFSYEKLREYTEDFSKKLGEGGFGSVFEGKLDEERIAVKRLESARQGKKEFFAEVETIGSIEHINLVRLVGFCAEKSHRLLVYEYMPRGSLDRWIYYRHNNAPLDWGTRCRIILDIAKGLCYLHEECRRKIAHLDIKPQNILLDENFNAKLADFGLSKLIDRDQSKVMTVMRGTPGYLAPEWLTSQITEKVDIYSFGVVVMEVICGRKNIDNSQPEESIQLIKLLQEKAQNNQLIDMIDKQSDDMVVHQEEVIQMMKLAMWCLQNDSSRRPLMSTVVKVLEGTMTVEACIDYSFFSADPVLSIEGKNSIYSAPPPASVLSGPR encoded by the exons ATGGTGCCCGTGGTCAG CGGCTGTGCCATGGCTCCTTCcaatctcctcctcttcctcctgcttGCAACTGCAACTCCGTTGATCACCGGGCAGCCTTTTGACTACCCGACGGCTAACCTCTCCACCCTGTGGACCAACAACAACACCTCCCTCGAGAACAGCGTCACCTATAACGACGGCTCAGTCGTGCGGGCCATTGTCCTCCGGTCACCGAAAACATTCTACGGCCCGTCCTTTGCCGCAGGGTTCTTCTGCGCCACTGCACCCTGCGATTCCGGCACTTTCCTCTTTGCCGTTTTCATCCTCTACACCAACAGCGGTGGCAAGATCACCATGCCAACCAATGGTCTTCCTCAGGTGGTTTGGTCCGCCAACCGACTCCACCCTGTGAAGCAGAATGCCACCGTCGAGCTTAGCGGGGATGGCAACCTGATCCTCCGTGATGCTGATGGCAGTCTTGTCTGGTCGAGCGGCACTGCAGGCAGGTCAATTGCTGGCATGGCGATCACAGAGCTTGGCAACCTGGTGCTGTCTGATCGGAAGAATGCAACAGTGTGGCAGTCGTTTGATCATCCGACTGATGCATTGGTCCCTGGTCAGTCACTGCGGGAAGGCATGAGGCTCACTGCAAATACATCTGCAACAAACTGGACTCAGAATCAGCTGTACATGACTGTTGAACCCAATGGATTGTATGCCTATGTTGAATCCACACCACCACAGCCCTACTTCTCACAATTGGTGAACAAAAACAAGACAGGAAACCATCCAACACAGATTACCTTTATGAATGGCAGCCTCAGCATCTTTGTAGAGTCCATGCAGACAAATTCAGATTCAGGCATCAGATTGCCACCAGCCAAGTCGACCCAGTACATGAGATTTGAATCTGACGGACACCTGAGGCTGTATGAATGGTCCGAATCAAAGTGGGCTGTGGTGGATGATGTCATCAAGATATTTCCTTACAATTACAACTGTGCTTTCCCAACTTTCTGTGGGGAGTACGGGGTATGCGGAGGAGCGCAATGCAGCTGTCCTTTTCAGAGTAACTCTACTTCAAGCTACTTCAAGCTTATCGATGGATGGAAGCCAAATGTTGGTTGCACGCCATTGACACCAATCTCCTGTCAAGAAATGCAACACCATGAGCTCTTGACACTAACTGATGTTTCATACTTTGATACAAGCCACACCATTGTAAATGCAGGAAACAGAGATGCCTGTAAGCAAGCATGCCTGAAAAACTGTTCCTGCAAAGCCGTGATGTTCAGGCATTATGGCGATAACGAGTCCTATGGCGACTGCCAGTGGGTGACGAAGGTCTTCTCCATGCAATCAATACAACCTCAGATtgttcattacaactcctctgCTTACCTCAAGGTGCAGCTTAGCCCCTCCCCTCCTGCATCTGCTGCAAACGCAAAGAAGGTTATTATAGGCGCTACAATTGCAAGTATTATTGCTATTGTATTGATTGTCATTGCTGTGACTCTATATGTACGAAGGAGGGCGAAGTAtcaagagatagaagaagaattTGATTTTGATCAATTACCGGGCATGCCAATGAGGTTTTCTTATGAAAAGTTGAGAGAATACACTGAAGACTTCAGTAAAAAGCTCGGAGAAGGTGGATTTGGATCAGTTTTTGAAGGAAAACTAGATGAGGAGAGGATTGCAGTAAAACGCTTGGAAAGCGCTAGACAAGGGAAGAAAGAATTCTTTGCAGAGGTTGAGACTATTGGTAGCATTGAGCACATTAATCTTGTCAGACTGGTAGGATTCTGTGCAGAGAAATCACATAGACTTCTAGTATATGAATATATGCCTAGAGGTTCCCTTGATCGGTGGATCTATTATCGCCATAATAATGCACCTCTTGATTGGGGTACCAGATGTAGGATCATTCTGGATATTGCCAAGGGGCTATGCTATCTTCATGAGGAGTGCCGGCGGAAAATTGCTCATTTGGACATCAAACCACAAAACATTCTCTTAGATGAGAACTTCAATGCTAAATTGGCTGATTTTGGACTATCCAAGCTAATAGATAGGGATCAAAGCAAGGTAATGACTGTGATGAGAGGCACACCTGGGTATCTGGCACCTGAATGGTTAACATCACAAATCACTGAAAAAGTTGATATCTACAGCTTTGGGGTCGTTGTAATGGAAGTGATATGTGGAAGAAAAAATATCGATAATTCTCAGCCTGAGGAAAGCATCCAGCTGATCAAGTTGTTACAAGAAAAGGCTCAAAACAACCAGCTGATTGATATGATTGACAAGCAAAGTGATGACATGGTTGTACACCAGGAGGAAGTTATTCAAATGATGAAGCTTGCAATGTGGTGCTTGCAAAATGATAGCAGTCGAAGACCTTTGATGTCAACGGTGGTCAAGGTACTGGAAGGTACAATGACTGTAGAAGCTTGCATAGATTACAGTTTCTTCAGTGCAGATCCAGTATTGTCTATTGAAGGTAAGAATTCAATATATTCAGCTCCACCACCAGCATCAGTCTTATCTGGTCCAAGATGA
- the LOC101768851 gene encoding G-type lectin S-receptor-like serine/threonine-protein kinase SD2-5 isoform X2: MAPSNLLLFLLLATATPLITGQPFDYPTANLSTLWTNNNTSLENSVTYNDGSVVRAIVLRSPKTFYGPSFAAGFFCATAPCDSGTFLFAVFILYTNSGGKITMPTNGLPQVVWSANRLHPVKQNATVELSGDGNLILRDADGSLVWSSGTAGRSIAGMAITELGNLVLSDRKNATVWQSFDHPTDALVPGQSLREGMRLTANTSATNWTQNQLYMTVEPNGLYAYVESTPPQPYFSQLVNKNKTGNHPTQITFMNGSLSIFVESMQTNSDSGIRLPPAKSTQYMRFESDGHLRLYEWSESKWAVVDDVIKIFPYNYNCAFPTFCGEYGVCGGAQCSCPFQSNSTSSYFKLIDGWKPNVGCTPLTPISCQEMQHHELLTLTDVSYFDTSHTIVNAGNRDACKQACLKNCSCKAVMFRHYGDNESYGDCQWVTKVFSMQSIQPQIVHYNSSAYLKVQLSPSPPASAANAKKVIIGATIASIIAIVLIVIAVTLYVRRRAKYQEIEEEFDFDQLPGMPMRFSYEKLREYTEDFSKKLGEGGFGSVFEGKLDEERIAVKRLESARQGKKEFFAEVETIGSIEHINLVRLVGFCAEKSHRLLVYEYMPRGSLDRWIYYRHNNAPLDWGTRCRIILDIAKGLCYLHEECRRKIAHLDIKPQNILLDENFNAKLADFGLSKLIDRDQSKVMTVMRGTPGYLAPEWLTSQITEKVDIYSFGVVVMEVICGRKNIDNSQPEESIQLIKLLQEKAQNNQLIDMIDKQSDDMVVHQEEVIQMMKLAMWCLQNDSSRRPLMSTVVKVLEGTMTVEACIDYSFFSADPVLSIEGKNSIYSAPPPASVLSGPR, translated from the coding sequence ATGGCTCCTTCcaatctcctcctcttcctcctgcttGCAACTGCAACTCCGTTGATCACCGGGCAGCCTTTTGACTACCCGACGGCTAACCTCTCCACCCTGTGGACCAACAACAACACCTCCCTCGAGAACAGCGTCACCTATAACGACGGCTCAGTCGTGCGGGCCATTGTCCTCCGGTCACCGAAAACATTCTACGGCCCGTCCTTTGCCGCAGGGTTCTTCTGCGCCACTGCACCCTGCGATTCCGGCACTTTCCTCTTTGCCGTTTTCATCCTCTACACCAACAGCGGTGGCAAGATCACCATGCCAACCAATGGTCTTCCTCAGGTGGTTTGGTCCGCCAACCGACTCCACCCTGTGAAGCAGAATGCCACCGTCGAGCTTAGCGGGGATGGCAACCTGATCCTCCGTGATGCTGATGGCAGTCTTGTCTGGTCGAGCGGCACTGCAGGCAGGTCAATTGCTGGCATGGCGATCACAGAGCTTGGCAACCTGGTGCTGTCTGATCGGAAGAATGCAACAGTGTGGCAGTCGTTTGATCATCCGACTGATGCATTGGTCCCTGGTCAGTCACTGCGGGAAGGCATGAGGCTCACTGCAAATACATCTGCAACAAACTGGACTCAGAATCAGCTGTACATGACTGTTGAACCCAATGGATTGTATGCCTATGTTGAATCCACACCACCACAGCCCTACTTCTCACAATTGGTGAACAAAAACAAGACAGGAAACCATCCAACACAGATTACCTTTATGAATGGCAGCCTCAGCATCTTTGTAGAGTCCATGCAGACAAATTCAGATTCAGGCATCAGATTGCCACCAGCCAAGTCGACCCAGTACATGAGATTTGAATCTGACGGACACCTGAGGCTGTATGAATGGTCCGAATCAAAGTGGGCTGTGGTGGATGATGTCATCAAGATATTTCCTTACAATTACAACTGTGCTTTCCCAACTTTCTGTGGGGAGTACGGGGTATGCGGAGGAGCGCAATGCAGCTGTCCTTTTCAGAGTAACTCTACTTCAAGCTACTTCAAGCTTATCGATGGATGGAAGCCAAATGTTGGTTGCACGCCATTGACACCAATCTCCTGTCAAGAAATGCAACACCATGAGCTCTTGACACTAACTGATGTTTCATACTTTGATACAAGCCACACCATTGTAAATGCAGGAAACAGAGATGCCTGTAAGCAAGCATGCCTGAAAAACTGTTCCTGCAAAGCCGTGATGTTCAGGCATTATGGCGATAACGAGTCCTATGGCGACTGCCAGTGGGTGACGAAGGTCTTCTCCATGCAATCAATACAACCTCAGATtgttcattacaactcctctgCTTACCTCAAGGTGCAGCTTAGCCCCTCCCCTCCTGCATCTGCTGCAAACGCAAAGAAGGTTATTATAGGCGCTACAATTGCAAGTATTATTGCTATTGTATTGATTGTCATTGCTGTGACTCTATATGTACGAAGGAGGGCGAAGTAtcaagagatagaagaagaattTGATTTTGATCAATTACCGGGCATGCCAATGAGGTTTTCTTATGAAAAGTTGAGAGAATACACTGAAGACTTCAGTAAAAAGCTCGGAGAAGGTGGATTTGGATCAGTTTTTGAAGGAAAACTAGATGAGGAGAGGATTGCAGTAAAACGCTTGGAAAGCGCTAGACAAGGGAAGAAAGAATTCTTTGCAGAGGTTGAGACTATTGGTAGCATTGAGCACATTAATCTTGTCAGACTGGTAGGATTCTGTGCAGAGAAATCACATAGACTTCTAGTATATGAATATATGCCTAGAGGTTCCCTTGATCGGTGGATCTATTATCGCCATAATAATGCACCTCTTGATTGGGGTACCAGATGTAGGATCATTCTGGATATTGCCAAGGGGCTATGCTATCTTCATGAGGAGTGCCGGCGGAAAATTGCTCATTTGGACATCAAACCACAAAACATTCTCTTAGATGAGAACTTCAATGCTAAATTGGCTGATTTTGGACTATCCAAGCTAATAGATAGGGATCAAAGCAAGGTAATGACTGTGATGAGAGGCACACCTGGGTATCTGGCACCTGAATGGTTAACATCACAAATCACTGAAAAAGTTGATATCTACAGCTTTGGGGTCGTTGTAATGGAAGTGATATGTGGAAGAAAAAATATCGATAATTCTCAGCCTGAGGAAAGCATCCAGCTGATCAAGTTGTTACAAGAAAAGGCTCAAAACAACCAGCTGATTGATATGATTGACAAGCAAAGTGATGACATGGTTGTACACCAGGAGGAAGTTATTCAAATGATGAAGCTTGCAATGTGGTGCTTGCAAAATGATAGCAGTCGAAGACCTTTGATGTCAACGGTGGTCAAGGTACTGGAAGGTACAATGACTGTAGAAGCTTGCATAGATTACAGTTTCTTCAGTGCAGATCCAGTATTGTCTATTGAAGGTAAGAATTCAATATATTCAGCTCCACCACCAGCATCAGTCTTATCTGGTCCAAGATGA